A portion of the Chlamydia caviae GPIC genome contains these proteins:
- a CDS encoding RNA polymerase sigma factor, whose translation MLMNTQNGQATEAAHEEEAQKKLEELVSLAKDQGFITYEEINEILPMSFDTPEQIDQVLIFLTGMDIQVLNQADVERQKERKKEAKELEGLAKRTEGTPDDPVRMYLKEMGTVPLLTREEEVEISKRIEKAQVQIERIILRFRYSSKEAISIAQYLINGKERFDKIISEKEVEDKAHFLKLLPKLVTLLKEEDLYLESLLLALKQGNLSKQEIAKLNDNLEKCRIRTQAYLRCFHCRHNVTEDFGEVVFKAYDSFLQLEQQINDLKVRAERNKFAAAKLDAAKRRLHKREVAAGRTLEEFKKDVRMLQRWMDKSQEAKKEMVESNLRLVISIAKKYTNRGLSFLDLIQEGNMGLMKAVEKFEYRRGYKFSTYATWWIRQAVTRAIADQARTIRIPVHMIETINKVLRGAKKLMMETGKEPTPEELAEELGLTPDRVREIYKIAQHPISLQAEVGEGGESSFGDFLEDTGVESPAEATGYSMLKDKMKEVLKTLTDRERFVLIHRFGLLDGKPKTLEEVGSAFNVTRERIRQIEAKALRKMRHPIRSKQLRAFLDLLEEEKTTSGKAKNFKGK comes from the coding sequence ATGCTCATGAATACACAAAATGGCCAGGCTACGGAAGCGGCTCACGAAGAAGAAGCTCAAAAGAAGTTAGAAGAACTTGTTTCTCTTGCTAAAGATCAGGGCTTTATCACTTACGAGGAGATCAACGAGATCCTTCCTATGTCTTTCGACACGCCTGAACAGATTGACCAGGTGTTGATTTTTCTTACAGGAATGGATATCCAGGTCCTGAACCAGGCAGATGTTGAAAGACAAAAAGAAAGAAAAAAAGAGGCCAAGGAGCTAGAAGGCTTAGCCAAACGTACTGAGGGAACTCCAGACGACCCTGTACGTATGTATTTGAAAGAAATGGGAACAGTTCCTCTTTTAACTAGAGAGGAAGAGGTTGAGATTTCTAAGAGAATAGAGAAAGCTCAAGTTCAAATAGAACGTATTATTTTGCGTTTTCGTTATTCTTCAAAAGAAGCTATTTCCATTGCGCAGTATCTAATCAATGGGAAGGAGCGTTTTGATAAAATTATTTCAGAAAAAGAAGTAGAAGATAAGGCGCATTTCCTTAAGTTGCTTCCTAAGTTGGTTACCTTGCTTAAGGAGGAGGATTTATATTTAGAGTCTCTTCTCTTGGCGTTAAAACAGGGGAATTTATCGAAGCAAGAAATTGCGAAGTTAAATGATAATTTAGAAAAGTGCCGTATCCGTACGCAAGCATACCTACGTTGTTTCCATTGTCGTCACAATGTTACAGAAGACTTCGGTGAGGTTGTCTTTAAAGCGTACGATTCTTTCTTACAATTAGAACAACAAATCAATGATTTAAAAGTTCGCGCAGAAAGAAATAAATTCGCAGCAGCAAAATTAGACGCTGCTAAACGTAGATTACACAAAAGAGAAGTCGCTGCAGGACGAACTCTGGAAGAGTTCAAAAAAGACGTGCGTATGTTGCAGCGTTGGATGGACAAAAGCCAGGAAGCCAAAAAAGAAATGGTCGAGTCCAATTTGCGTTTAGTGATTTCCATAGCTAAAAAATATACAAACCGAGGCCTGTCCTTCTTAGATTTGATTCAAGAGGGCAATATGGGCTTGATGAAGGCTGTAGAGAAGTTTGAATATCGTAGAGGATATAAATTTTCTACATATGCCACTTGGTGGATCCGTCAAGCCGTTACCCGCGCTATAGCTGATCAAGCGCGAACGATTCGTATTCCTGTGCACATGATTGAAACGATAAACAAAGTTCTTCGTGGTGCTAAGAAATTAATGATGGAGACTGGTAAGGAACCCACTCCGGAAGAATTGGCTGAGGAATTAGGATTAACTCCTGATCGGGTGCGGGAGATTTATAAAATTGCCCAGCACCCTATTTCTTTACAGGCAGAAGTTGGTGAGGGAGGCGAAAGCTCCTTCGGTGATTTCTTAGAAGACACTGGCGTGGAGTCTCCTGCGGAGGCTACGGGTTATTCTATGCTTAAAGACAAGATGAAAGAGGTTTTAAAAACTCTTACAGATCGTGAGCGATTTGTTTTGATTCATCGTTTTGGTCTTTTAGATGGGAAGCCTAAGACATTAGAAGAGGTGGGTTCAGCGTTTAACGTGACTCGAGAGCGCATTCGTCAGATTGAAGCTAAAGCTTTAAGGAAAATGCGTCACCCAATTCGTTCAAAACAGCTTCGTGCCTTTCTTGATCTTTTGGAAGAAGAGAAAACGACCTCGGGTAAAGCAAAAAATTTTAAGGGTAAGTAA
- the rpsT gene encoding 30S ribosomal protein S20: MAPKKTTKKGGPQKRPSAEKRILTAQKRYLINQSFKSKAKTMMKKFEAALKAGDQSSITSGLQLVYSVADKAVKRGIFKNNKAARIKSRATLRANVKI, translated from the coding sequence ATGGCACCGAAAAAAACAACTAAGAAAGGTGGCCCACAGAAGCGACCTTCTGCAGAAAAGCGTATTTTAACTGCGCAAAAACGTTATTTGATCAATCAAAGTTTTAAGTCAAAAGCAAAAACTATGATGAAAAAATTTGAAGCAGCTTTAAAAGCTGGTGATCAATCATCCATCACTTCTGGATTACAGTTAGTCTATAGTGTTGCTGATAAAGCTGTAAAAAGAGGTATTTTTAAAAACAATAAAGCAGCTCGAATCAAGTCTCGTGCCACTTTAAGAGCTAATGTAAAAATATAA
- the recD gene encoding exodeoxyribonuclease V subunit alpha, translated as MPSLSLDIPHYLYDIVQQQLVLPLDLAFAKKYASPESKKAFAFLALSSALWRCGYPFLNIDKDRLFPSLSGVSEKLFYEYFKALPEDVCSSLFVIENNRIYLRSLYAVREKLFSKLSLLSQASPRYNVTTESLPKLSSEQNIVFQKAINSCFSLICGGPGTGKTFLAIQIILILIKQYPKIRIAIVSPTGKATSHIRQILSKHDISEDNVSIQTIHRFLQEHVYHQCSSVDLLLVDEGSMVTFNLLHSLVNTLSGENKEGKIIADNLIILGDANQLPPIGVGAGNPLQDLISRFPDRALHLQVSHRAKTDRVQNFSKAILEKQSIPFTPLPSMHSAIAKIKEAFIQTPSSQTQLCILTPMRHGPWGYLRLNELIFNEIQKTHPNLPIPIMITERYEAWGLFNGDTGFLCPKTQQLFFPHCRSIDSREFSYYTYNYAMSVHKSQGSEYDDVIVIIPKGCEIFDVSILYTAITRAKHSISVWADSETLNKIIKKPHKYTYGVE; from the coding sequence ATGCCCTCGTTAAGTCTAGATATCCCCCATTATCTTTATGATATAGTTCAGCAACAGCTTGTTCTACCTTTAGATCTAGCTTTTGCTAAGAAATACGCTTCCCCAGAGTCAAAAAAAGCCTTTGCCTTTCTTGCTCTTTCTTCTGCTCTTTGGCGTTGTGGCTACCCTTTTCTTAATATTGACAAGGACCGCTTATTTCCTTCTTTGTCTGGGGTTTCAGAAAAGCTTTTTTATGAGTATTTCAAGGCTCTTCCTGAAGATGTTTGTTCATCTTTATTTGTTATAGAAAACAACAGGATTTACTTACGTTCTTTGTATGCAGTTCGAGAAAAGCTTTTTTCAAAGCTTTCTTTGTTATCACAAGCCTCTCCAAGGTACAATGTAACAACAGAGTCTCTCCCTAAACTATCTTCAGAACAAAATATTGTTTTTCAAAAAGCGATTAACAGCTGCTTTTCTTTAATTTGTGGAGGCCCTGGAACAGGGAAAACTTTTTTAGCTATTCAGATCATACTTATTTTAATTAAGCAGTATCCTAAAATTCGTATTGCTATAGTTTCTCCTACAGGAAAAGCAACTTCACATATTCGCCAGATACTCTCTAAACATGATATTTCTGAGGATAATGTCTCTATCCAAACTATCCATAGGTTTTTACAAGAGCATGTCTATCATCAGTGTAGTTCTGTAGATCTATTACTGGTTGATGAAGGTTCTATGGTAACGTTTAACCTTTTGCATAGCCTGGTAAATACATTATCAGGAGAGAACAAAGAAGGAAAAATTATCGCCGATAATTTAATTATACTAGGCGATGCGAATCAGCTTCCTCCTATAGGCGTGGGGGCTGGTAACCCTCTCCAGGATTTAATATCACGTTTCCCTGATAGGGCCTTACATCTTCAAGTTTCTCACAGGGCAAAAACAGATCGAGTTCAGAATTTTTCGAAAGCTATTTTAGAAAAACAATCGATTCCGTTTACGCCATTACCCTCGATGCATTCCGCAATTGCTAAGATCAAAGAGGCGTTTATACAAACCCCCTCATCTCAAACGCAATTATGTATTTTAACTCCTATGCGTCATGGTCCCTGGGGTTATTTGCGTCTAAACGAGTTGATTTTTAATGAAATACAAAAAACACATCCCAATCTGCCTATTCCTATTATGATTACAGAACGTTATGAAGCTTGGGGATTATTTAATGGGGATACAGGATTTTTATGCCCGAAAACGCAACAGCTATTCTTCCCACACTGTCGCTCTATAGATTCTAGGGAGTTTTCCTATTATACTTATAATTATGCGATGTCTGTGCATAAAAGTCAGGGAAGCGAATACGATGATGTGATTGTCATTATTCCTAAAGGATGTGAAATTTTTGATGTATCCATTCTCTATACGGCTATTACACGCGCTAAGCATAGCATATCTGTGTGGGCGGACAGTGAGACATTGAATAAGATCATAAAAAAACCCCACAAGTATACTTATGGGGTAGAATAA